One window from the genome of Erwinia sorbitola encodes:
- a CDS encoding rhodanese family protein: MKYQVISPTEAKDLQARGATIVDIREPAEFLREHIADALTLPLSEIQKGKALPPVSLQHPVIFHCLSGARTQQHTDILIKAAHPHKVMLLEGGLSGWKQAKLPTIEDKKQPLPLMRQVQITAGSLVVIGVLLGYTLGTGFFLLSGFIGAGLVFAGLSGWCGMANVLAKMPWNKIK, translated from the coding sequence ATGAAATATCAGGTTATCTCTCCAACTGAAGCTAAGGATCTTCAGGCCCGGGGAGCGACGATTGTGGATATCCGCGAGCCTGCGGAGTTCCTGCGCGAGCATATTGCTGATGCGCTCACCCTTCCCCTCTCAGAGATACAAAAAGGAAAGGCTTTGCCCCCGGTTTCATTACAGCACCCGGTAATTTTCCACTGCCTGTCTGGTGCCAGAACCCAACAGCACACGGATATTCTTATCAAAGCTGCACATCCTCATAAAGTCATGCTGCTGGAGGGGGGATTAAGCGGGTGGAAGCAGGCGAAACTCCCCACCATTGAAGACAAAAAGCAGCCTCTGCCGCTTATGCGTCAGGTACAAATCACCGCTGGCAGCCTGGTGGTTATCGGAGTGCTGCTCGGTTACACCCTTGGAACCGGATTCTTCTTACTATCTGGCTTTATCGGGGCGGGTTTGGTCTTCGCCGGTCTTAGCGGATGGTGCGGAATGGCAAACGTGCTGGCCAAAATGCCATGGAACAAAATTAAGTAA
- a CDS encoding TdeIII family type II restriction endonuclease produces the protein MDVECENLVRSEFKDCIERTLARLQRDPTSMPFHEALLSREAIFWSRFERSFSTSFGQRVIEKISADIARYSGARNVTTQKQTLVTLSASQFSAIENNIHTARSNTLGHSPNWNAEVENIFSMHSGGMRETQRVISDLYFERDGQANYFSIKTVKPNIDQTAEAKRDLLKLKLADSSANVYFGLYYNPFGEGRELYRWTPPMKIFNFHRDPCVLIGRDYWDTLGGRGTYDAVLEIAQSVSEELQHKVRQYGIDSL, from the coding sequence ATGGATGTTGAATGTGAAAATCTTGTCCGCAGCGAATTTAAGGACTGCATCGAGAGAACTTTGGCAAGGCTACAGCGTGACCCTACAAGCATGCCTTTTCATGAGGCGCTGTTAAGCCGTGAAGCAATCTTCTGGAGCCGTTTTGAACGTTCTTTCAGTACAAGTTTTGGACAGCGAGTCATTGAAAAAATATCAGCAGATATAGCGCGGTATTCTGGTGCCCGCAATGTGACCACTCAAAAGCAGACTTTAGTCACATTAAGCGCATCTCAGTTTTCAGCAATAGAGAACAATATCCATACGGCACGATCAAATACTTTAGGGCACTCTCCAAACTGGAATGCTGAAGTTGAAAATATCTTTAGTATGCATTCAGGTGGTATGCGGGAGACTCAGCGGGTTATTTCCGATCTCTATTTTGAACGTGATGGTCAGGCAAATTACTTCTCAATAAAAACCGTTAAGCCAAATATTGATCAAACCGCAGAAGCTAAACGAGATTTGTTAAAGTTAAAACTGGCTGATAGCTCTGCTAATGTATATTTTGGTCTCTATTATAATCCATTTGGTGAGGGGCGGGAGTTATATCGCTGGACACCACCTATGAAGATATTTAACTTTCATCGCGATCCCTGCGTTCTTATCGGCAGAGACTATTGGGACACGTTAGGTGGAAGAGGAACCTATGATGCCGTGCTGGAAATTGCTCAATCTGTTAGCGAGGAGTTACAGCACAAGGTAAGGCAGTATGGTATCGACAGTCTTTAA
- a CDS encoding DUF4056 domain-containing protein — protein MKKCMVLLSLLLNACHISPKPFKPMTTGDLEHPATQALRVWPTISKLSAPNGLRPCCAFGYDVRAKLIGIPVPLFKLGNIVAPDDTGKHHYNDSWISILSTLSGINSEHDGIVYTRRGGFIDLAHVRDTADNTLWLFNQILPQLGQPATIKLDDELGQRIIRLWRFSPPKSELARYQLSVSLAAHLAFQIATWHEVAQWYGFQSVPGYSEAISAFSPEDLYSNLIGARIATDLLNNGGGSSLRQYQHSMAQMIPQALAQLQAVSPQATRFHFDMVDGTWWNSHCRVPDKFLVRLRNYSVSDRRLPSRPADTLPELWLTLPDHFGHQPLSHFGRLEIWQGNHMANLPAPSLMYSYDDFPRLAQQAEKSDQKTLAQLGDGCN, from the coding sequence ATGAAAAAGTGCATGGTGCTGTTAAGCCTGCTGCTGAATGCCTGCCATATTTCACCAAAGCCATTTAAGCCGATGACGACGGGAGATTTAGAGCACCCGGCAACGCAGGCGTTACGCGTATGGCCAACAATTTCTAAACTCTCAGCGCCAAATGGTCTGCGCCCGTGCTGCGCCTTTGGCTATGACGTGCGTGCAAAACTTATTGGTATTCCGGTTCCGTTATTTAAGTTAGGCAATATCGTCGCGCCGGATGATACCGGGAAGCATCACTACAATGACAGCTGGATCAGCATCCTCTCTACCCTGAGTGGGATCAACAGCGAACATGATGGCATTGTCTACACGCGACGAGGCGGCTTTATTGACCTCGCCCACGTGCGCGATACCGCGGACAACACTCTGTGGTTATTCAATCAAATTTTGCCGCAGCTGGGTCAACCCGCCACGATAAAGTTGGACGATGAGCTGGGGCAGCGAATCATCCGGCTATGGCGGTTCTCCCCACCAAAAAGTGAACTGGCTCGATACCAGCTGTCCGTCAGTCTGGCTGCACATCTCGCGTTTCAGATCGCTACCTGGCATGAAGTCGCCCAGTGGTATGGTTTCCAGTCTGTTCCCGGTTACTCAGAAGCTATTTCTGCGTTTTCACCGGAAGATCTTTATTCCAATCTGATCGGCGCACGTATAGCCACCGACCTGCTGAATAATGGCGGGGGGTCGTCACTGCGTCAGTATCAGCATTCGATGGCACAAATGATCCCACAGGCGCTGGCACAGCTACAGGCGGTCAGCCCGCAGGCCACACGTTTCCATTTTGATATGGTGGATGGCACATGGTGGAACAGCCACTGCCGTGTGCCGGATAAGTTTCTGGTCAGGCTACGCAACTACAGCGTCAGCGACAGGCGTTTACCCTCTCGTCCGGCAGATACGCTGCCAGAACTTTGGCTGACGCTGCCCGATCATTTTGGCCATCAGCCCCTTTCGCACTTTGGCCGCCTGGAGATTTGGCAGGGTAATCATATGGCTAACCTGCCCGCCCCTTCACTGATGTACAGCTATGATGATTTTCCCCGTCTGGCGCAGCAGGCGGAAAAATCCGACCAAAAAACGCTGGCGCAACTCGGGGATGGATGCAACTAA
- a CDS encoding DUF883 family protein, protein MFNRTTKNNDIDLNQDVSLLADSLDDLLKSWGSKSKEEAEEARSRAESLLKETRAKLQGPNRVTRAAKDAGSHVDEYIRDKPWHGVGIGAALGILVGALISTSTSGR, encoded by the coding sequence ATGTTCAACCGGACAACGAAAAATAACGATATCGACCTGAATCAGGATGTTTCTCTGCTGGCTGATAGCCTGGATGACCTGCTGAAATCCTGGGGCAGTAAATCAAAGGAAGAGGCAGAGGAAGCACGCTCCAGGGCCGAATCCCTGCTGAAAGAAACCCGGGCTAAACTTCAGGGCCCTAACCGTGTGACGCGGGCGGCAAAAGATGCCGGCAGCCATGTGGATGAGTATATCCGTGATAAACCATGGCATGGTGTCGGTATTGGTGCCGCGCTGGGTATCCTGGTTGGAGCACTGATCAGCACCAGTACATCCGGCAGATAG
- a CDS encoding DUF2002 family protein, with the protein MYLRPDEVARVLEKAGFEMDAVTAKTYGFRRGEDYVYVNREARLGRTALVIHPTLKERSQAITAASSDVKTCDHYVRFPMYLAGDTNDHYGIPHGFSSRMALERYLERMFG; encoded by the coding sequence ATGTATTTACGACCTGATGAGGTAGCTCGCGTACTGGAAAAAGCGGGATTTGAAATGGATGCGGTCACCGCAAAAACCTACGGTTTTCGTCGCGGTGAAGACTATGTGTATGTCAACCGTGAGGCACGCCTGGGCCGTACTGCACTGGTCATCCATCCCACGCTTAAAGAGCGAAGCCAGGCCATAACGGCGGCATCTTCAGATGTTAAAACCTGCGATCACTACGTACGATTCCCGATGTATCTGGCCGGTGATACCAACGATCACTACGGCATTCCACATGGTTTCAGCTCGCGAATGGCGCTGGAGCGTTATCTGGAAAGGATGTTTGGTTAA
- the speG gene encoding spermidine N1-acetyltransferase encodes MSARYVDNSVKLRPLEREDLRFVHQLDNNASVMRYWFEEPYEAFVELSDLYDKHIHDQSERRFMVEHDGCNAGLVELVEINHIHRRAEFQIIIAPSHQGKGLGSKAAKLAMDYGFSVLNLYKLYLIVDKENERAIHIYRKLGFEIEGELIHEFFINGEYRNTIRMCIFQHQYLEKFKPAQGMVKTTAQ; translated from the coding sequence ATGTCTGCCAGGTATGTTGATAACAGCGTAAAACTGCGCCCGCTGGAGCGTGAAGATCTGCGGTTTGTCCACCAGCTGGATAATAATGCCAGCGTGATGCGCTACTGGTTTGAAGAGCCGTATGAGGCATTTGTGGAGCTGTCCGATCTTTACGACAAGCATATCCACGACCAGAGCGAACGCCGCTTTATGGTGGAACACGATGGATGTAACGCCGGGCTGGTTGAACTGGTGGAGATCAATCATATCCATCGCCGCGCAGAGTTTCAGATCATTATTGCCCCCAGCCATCAGGGAAAAGGGCTGGGCAGCAAGGCGGCGAAACTGGCGATGGATTACGGATTTTCCGTGCTCAACCTCTACAAACTCTATCTGATTGTCGATAAAGAGAATGAGAGAGCGATACATATTTACCGCAAGCTGGGTTTTGAAATTGAAGGCGAGCTGATCCACGAATTCTTTATCAACGGTGAATACCGCAACACTATTCGTATGTGCATCTTCCAGCATCAGTATCTGGAGAAATTTAAACCTGCACAGGGCATGGTAAAAACCACTGCACAATAA
- a CDS encoding BamA/TamA family outer membrane protein: protein MDEYLCKLSSHNVDPRESIDWGTVVGPFYTPELGIGIGVAAAGFYRPDDYQQNTPLSSLSLTGFGSSTGALGVGFENNTFLRNDQWRFYLNGQFSHRPLHYWGEGYSAGRNNHGKQSYNSRNISANPQILYRLQQHTYAGIGAAIDSQRATKLQHKASGSFYQHPVPLNELNVGVSVIFLYDTRDFPVNPTRGQQMNIRYTDYTPALGGDHHLTVWDMQYDLYHPINPTTLIAWDLYGRFAAGHVPWTMMGSLGDSHHLRGYYEGRYRERNAMTTQLELRKKLSWRHGVVAWVGAGSMSSRPSEVIDGRWLPSVGVGYRFEIKKRMNLRFDYGVGERSSGFYFQIGEAF from the coding sequence GTGGATGAATACCTTTGCAAGCTGAGTTCTCACAACGTTGACCCACGAGAAAGCATCGACTGGGGCACGGTGGTAGGGCCTTTTTACACCCCTGAGCTGGGCATCGGCATCGGGGTAGCTGCTGCTGGTTTTTATCGACCTGATGACTATCAGCAAAATACCCCGCTCTCTTCGCTCTCGTTAACCGGTTTTGGCAGCTCAACCGGAGCGCTGGGAGTGGGTTTCGAAAACAACACGTTCCTGCGTAATGACCAGTGGCGCTTTTATCTCAACGGTCAGTTCAGCCATCGCCCGCTTCACTACTGGGGCGAGGGATATTCTGCCGGGCGAAATAATCATGGCAAGCAGTCCTACAATTCTCGCAATATCTCAGCGAATCCGCAGATCCTGTATCGTCTGCAACAACATACCTACGCGGGGATTGGTGCGGCGATTGACAGTCAAAGAGCGACAAAGCTGCAACATAAGGCATCAGGAAGCTTTTACCAGCATCCGGTACCGTTAAACGAACTGAATGTTGGCGTCAGCGTCATCTTCCTCTATGACACACGTGATTTCCCTGTTAATCCCACCCGGGGCCAGCAGATGAATATTCGCTACACTGATTACACCCCGGCCCTGGGCGGAGATCATCATCTGACCGTCTGGGATATGCAGTACGATCTGTACCATCCGATAAATCCAACCACCCTGATTGCCTGGGATCTGTACGGCCGTTTCGCCGCAGGTCATGTCCCCTGGACCATGATGGGAAGCCTGGGCGACAGCCACCATCTGCGGGGCTACTACGAGGGGCGTTATCGCGAACGTAATGCGATGACGACTCAGCTTGAATTACGTAAAAAACTGAGCTGGAGGCACGGTGTGGTTGCCTGGGTCGGCGCTGGCAGTATGTCCTCTCGCCCGAGTGAAGTGATAGATGGACGCTGGCTGCCTTCGGTGGGCGTAGGCTACCGTTTTGAGATTAAAAAAAGAATGAATCTGCGCTTTGACTATGGTGTCGGTGAGAGGAGCTCAGGCTTTTACTTTCAGATAGGAGAAGCCTTCTGA
- a CDS encoding DNA cytosine methyltransferase has protein sequence MSTTLTVNEAAEILEISPQRVRSLCRAGRIPNTRQSGKIWLIDEQSVLNYKSSLNAEDRVANFTTTAPIALSFFTGAMGLDLGIEKAGFRTLLACEIDKSARKTIKANRPDIALIGDIRDYSPQEIMEHAGLNLGDEVDLIMGGPPCQAFSTAGKRQGLEDERGNVFLKYLETVFEIRPKYFLIENVRGLLSAPLQHRPHSQRGDDFPPLKSEEEAGGVLSYVYRMIKASGYSCSFELYNSANFGVPQTRERVIMMCSRDGEKIPYLEPTHSQSGEFNLPAWKTFKDAVSDLDISSHSHLDFPEKRKKYYRLLGPGQYWKNLPTDLQMEALGNSYFSGGGKTGFLRRLAWDKPSPTLVTHPAMPATDLAHPEELRPLSVEEYKRVQQFPESWKIEGKLLDQYKQLGNAVPIGLGYAVGRHILAFDQGVSFKEYPGFKYSRYKNTSDLYLEKHLAMIVNKN, from the coding sequence TTGAGTACCACTTTAACAGTGAATGAAGCTGCTGAAATCTTAGAAATTTCCCCACAGCGTGTGCGCTCACTTTGCCGGGCTGGTCGCATTCCAAATACTCGTCAATCAGGGAAAATATGGTTAATTGATGAGCAAAGCGTGTTGAATTATAAAAGCAGCTTAAATGCAGAAGACAGAGTGGCGAACTTTACCACTACAGCCCCTATCGCATTAAGTTTTTTTACAGGTGCAATGGGGTTGGATTTAGGTATTGAAAAAGCCGGATTCAGAACTCTGCTTGCCTGTGAAATTGATAAAAGTGCGCGCAAAACGATCAAAGCAAACAGACCCGACATTGCATTAATCGGGGATATTCGTGACTACTCTCCTCAGGAGATTATGGAACATGCCGGACTTAATTTAGGCGATGAAGTCGACCTCATTATGGGTGGTCCTCCGTGCCAGGCATTCTCAACTGCGGGAAAACGCCAGGGTTTAGAGGATGAAAGAGGAAACGTATTCCTGAAATACCTTGAGACGGTGTTTGAGATAAGGCCAAAATATTTCTTAATCGAGAATGTTCGTGGTCTTCTTTCTGCCCCATTACAACACCGGCCACATAGCCAGAGAGGCGATGACTTCCCTCCTTTAAAAAGTGAAGAGGAAGCGGGTGGTGTATTAAGCTATGTCTATCGCATGATTAAAGCGTCTGGATACAGCTGCTCATTCGAATTATATAACTCGGCGAACTTTGGTGTTCCTCAAACAAGAGAACGCGTGATTATGATGTGCTCCAGAGATGGGGAAAAAATCCCGTATTTGGAACCCACGCACTCTCAAAGTGGCGAGTTTAATCTCCCCGCCTGGAAAACATTTAAAGATGCGGTGAGCGACCTTGATATCTCCTCACACTCCCATCTTGATTTTCCGGAGAAAAGAAAGAAATATTACAGATTGCTAGGGCCTGGTCAGTACTGGAAAAACTTGCCGACTGACTTGCAAATGGAAGCGCTGGGAAATTCATATTTCTCCGGTGGCGGCAAAACCGGATTTTTAAGAAGATTGGCCTGGGATAAACCTTCGCCTACATTAGTGACTCACCCGGCGATGCCTGCTACTGATCTGGCACATCCTGAAGAGTTACGCCCTCTTTCTGTTGAGGAATATAAGCGAGTACAGCAGTTCCCTGAAAGCTGGAAAATTGAAGGGAAGCTTCTTGATCAGTATAAACAACTGGGAAATGCTGTACCGATTGGTTTGGGTTATGCTGTTGGTCGGCATATCCTTGCATTTGATCAAGGGGTTAGCTTTAAAGAGTATCCGGGCTTCAAATATTCGAGATATAAAAACACCTCGGATCTCTATCTTGAAAAGCATCTTGCAATGATAGTTAATAAAAACTAA
- the nrdI gene encoding class Ib ribonucleoside-diphosphate reductase assembly flavoprotein NrdI codes for MSTLVYYSSLSENTHRFITRLNLPAVRIPLECTQQIQVEQPYILVVPSYGGGTPQGAVPKQVIQFLNDTNNRQLIRGVIAAGNRNFGEAYCLAGDIIARKCQVPYLYRFELMGTADDIAHVYKGVTQFWQQQTAHS; via the coding sequence ATGAGCACGCTGGTCTACTACTCCAGCCTGTCTGAAAATACCCACCGATTTATCACCCGTTTAAACCTGCCGGCTGTGCGTATACCGCTGGAATGCACTCAGCAGATACAGGTGGAGCAGCCCTACATTCTGGTGGTACCCAGCTATGGTGGCGGGACGCCTCAGGGCGCGGTTCCCAAACAGGTGATTCAGTTTTTGAACGACACCAATAATCGTCAGCTGATCCGTGGCGTTATCGCTGCCGGTAACCGCAACTTTGGCGAGGCTTACTGCCTGGCTGGCGACATTATTGCGCGAAAATGTCAGGTGCCTTACCTCTATCGCTTTGAGCTGATGGGCACCGCTGACGATATCGCTCACGTATACAAGGGAGTAACCCAATTTTGGCAGCAACAGACAGCACACTCATAG
- a CDS encoding ArsR/SmtB family transcription factor — MTDTDLTLLRDSAAQAAQLLKSMSNPHRLLILCMLIDSPGTSAGDLSRLTGLSASATSQHLARMREEHLIEFKREAQRINYFIKSPSVLKIVTTLKAIYCP, encoded by the coding sequence ATGACAGATACGGATTTGACTCTTTTGCGCGACAGCGCCGCCCAGGCAGCACAGCTGCTGAAGTCGATGAGCAACCCTCACCGGCTGCTGATTCTTTGTATGCTGATTGATTCACCGGGCACCTCCGCCGGAGACTTATCCCGGTTGACAGGATTAAGCGCCTCAGCAACGTCTCAGCATCTTGCACGCATGAGAGAGGAGCATCTGATTGAATTTAAAAGGGAAGCGCAGAGGATTAACTACTTTATTAAATCCCCCTCAGTGCTGAAAATTGTGACAACGTTAAAAGCTATTTATTGTCCTTAA
- a CDS encoding nucleoside-specific channel-forming protein Tsx, producing the protein MKYKIMMAGALAALSYTNVSMAEESNPEYLSDWWHQSVNVVGSYHTRFGPQLNNDLYLEYEAFAKKDWFDFYGYIDVPKVFGVGNGNDVGAWDDGSPFFMEIEPRFSIDKLTGTNLGFGPFKEWYFANNYIYDMGDNKASRQNTWYMGLGTDIDTHSDIGLSLNVYAKHQWENYGAANEDSWDGYRFKVKYFVPLTQLWGGNLTYIGFTNFDWGSDLGDDPNHQRTSNSIASSHILALGYDHWHYSFVARYFHNGGQWNDGTELNFGKGNFNVKSNGFGYYLVVGYNF; encoded by the coding sequence ATGAAATATAAAATTATGATGGCTGGCGCACTGGCAGCACTTTCTTATACCAATGTTTCAATGGCTGAAGAGAGCAACCCGGAATACCTTTCCGACTGGTGGCATCAGAGTGTTAACGTAGTGGGAAGCTACCATACCCGTTTCGGGCCGCAGCTGAATAACGACCTGTATCTTGAATACGAAGCCTTTGCCAAAAAAGACTGGTTTGATTTTTATGGCTATATCGATGTGCCAAAAGTGTTCGGCGTCGGTAATGGCAACGATGTCGGCGCATGGGACGATGGTTCTCCGTTCTTTATGGAGATCGAACCGCGCTTCTCTATTGATAAACTGACCGGCACTAACCTTGGTTTTGGTCCGTTTAAAGAGTGGTATTTCGCCAACAACTATATCTACGATATGGGCGACAATAAGGCGAGCCGCCAGAATACCTGGTACATGGGTCTGGGTACCGATATCGACACCCATTCCGATATTGGCCTGTCACTGAACGTATATGCGAAACACCAGTGGGAAAACTACGGTGCAGCAAATGAAGATAGCTGGGATGGCTACCGCTTCAAGGTGAAATACTTTGTACCACTGACCCAGCTGTGGGGCGGCAACCTGACCTATATCGGGTTCACCAACTTTGACTGGGGCTCCGACCTCGGTGACGATCCAAACCACCAGCGCACCAGTAACTCTATTGCTTCCAGCCACATTCTTGCGCTGGGCTACGACCACTGGCACTACTCGTTTGTGGCGCGTTACTTCCACAACGGCGGCCAGTGGAACGACGGCACCGAGCTGAACTTCGGTAAAGGTAACTTTAACGTGAAATCTAATGGTTTCGGTTACTACCTGGTTGTCGGTTACAACTTCTGA
- a CDS encoding PA4780 family RIO1-like protein kinase: protein MKIPNRIQPLVDDGLIDDVLQRLKSGKEADVYTVLCGDKINCAKVYKEASQRSFKQAVQYQEGRKVRSSRNTRAMQKGSKFGRKQQEETWQMAEVEALFRLANAGVRVPQPYLCVDGVLLMELVTDAEGGVAPRLSDVTLTEECAVADFHTMIRNIVRMLCAGLVHGDLSEFNVLLDAQGPVIIDLPQAVDAAANNHAQAMFERDVNNITAYYGQFAPQLLQTRYAKEIWMLFEDGKLTPETPLTGLFVEEVHEVDMDSLMDEIITAEDDYYERQRAARERDDE, encoded by the coding sequence ATGAAAATCCCAAACAGAATACAACCCCTGGTCGATGATGGTCTGATAGACGATGTGCTGCAACGGCTGAAAAGCGGTAAAGAAGCAGATGTCTACACCGTGCTATGCGGTGACAAGATCAACTGTGCCAAGGTTTATAAAGAAGCATCGCAGCGCAGCTTTAAGCAGGCTGTGCAGTACCAGGAAGGGCGCAAGGTGCGTAGTTCGCGTAATACCCGCGCCATGCAAAAAGGTTCAAAGTTCGGCCGTAAGCAGCAGGAAGAGACCTGGCAGATGGCGGAAGTTGAAGCGCTGTTCCGCCTGGCTAATGCTGGCGTCCGCGTGCCGCAGCCCTATCTTTGCGTTGATGGCGTGCTGTTGATGGAGCTGGTCACTGATGCAGAAGGAGGGGTTGCTCCACGTCTTAGCGACGTGACCCTGACGGAAGAGTGCGCAGTAGCTGATTTCCATACGATGATCCGCAACATCGTACGTATGCTGTGCGCTGGCCTGGTGCATGGAGATTTATCGGAGTTTAACGTGCTACTTGATGCGCAAGGCCCGGTCATTATCGACCTGCCGCAGGCCGTCGACGCCGCCGCCAACAACCATGCGCAGGCCATGTTTGAGCGTGATGTGAATAATATCACCGCTTACTATGGGCAGTTCGCACCGCAGCTTTTGCAGACACGCTATGCGAAAGAGATCTGGATGCTGTTTGAAGACGGCAAATTAACGCCAGAGACACCGTTAACCGGTCTCTTCGTCGAGGAAGTTCATGAGGTGGATATGGATTCACTGATGGACGAAATCATTACAGCGGAAGATGATTATTACGAACGCCAGCGGGCAGCCAGAGAGCGCGACGACGAGTAA
- a CDS encoding ABC transporter ATP-binding protein, whose product MIELLVENLHLTYGDNPVLKGVSMELKRGEVVSLLGPSGSGKTTLLRAVAGLEKPTEGTIFIGKNKVYDGTPRSEIPAEERNLGLVFQSYALWPHKTVFENVAYPLKLRKVATAEIAQRVQAVLDQLGLGHLGKRHPYQLSGGQQQRVAIGRALVYNPPVILLDEPLSNLDARLREEARVFLRELIIKLGLSALMVTHDQNEAMAISDRILLLNNGKIEQQGTPQEMYATPKTLFTAEFMGSNNRLHGKVTEVREGKARIEGRGWALWGLAGEGVQPGQEGTAIIRVERVILRDQATESHNQLELPLLTSMYLGDRWEYLFRTSGDDFVIRAYGNEVGDPLHCYLELPENHVWIFPKP is encoded by the coding sequence ATGATTGAATTACTGGTCGAGAATCTGCACTTAACTTACGGCGACAATCCGGTGTTAAAGGGTGTTTCCATGGAGCTGAAACGCGGGGAAGTGGTCTCTCTGCTCGGCCCTTCCGGAAGCGGAAAAACGACGCTGCTACGTGCGGTTGCTGGTCTGGAAAAACCAACCGAAGGCACGATTTTTATCGGAAAAAACAAGGTTTATGACGGCACGCCCCGCAGTGAAATCCCGGCAGAAGAGCGCAATCTTGGGCTGGTGTTTCAGTCCTACGCGCTGTGGCCGCACAAAACCGTTTTCGAGAATGTGGCCTATCCGCTAAAACTGCGAAAAGTGGCAACAGCGGAGATTGCGCAGCGCGTTCAGGCCGTGCTGGATCAGCTGGGACTCGGGCATCTCGGTAAACGCCATCCCTATCAGCTTTCCGGTGGACAGCAACAGCGCGTTGCGATTGGTCGTGCGCTGGTTTATAACCCGCCAGTCATTCTGCTGGATGAGCCGCTATCTAACCTTGATGCCAGGCTGCGAGAAGAAGCCCGTGTGTTCCTGCGCGAGCTGATTATCAAACTTGGTTTATCTGCGCTGATGGTCACGCACGATCAGAATGAAGCCATGGCGATTTCCGATCGCATTCTGTTACTCAACAACGGCAAAATCGAACAGCAGGGCACGCCACAGGAGATGTACGCAACGCCTAAAACGCTGTTTACCGCAGAGTTTATGGGAAGCAATAACCGCCTGCATGGCAAAGTAACTGAAGTACGCGAGGGGAAAGCACGCATCGAAGGCAGAGGCTGGGCGCTGTGGGGGCTGGCGGGCGAAGGTGTACAACCCGGTCAGGAAGGAACGGCGATTATCCGTGTAGAGCGGGTGATACTGAGAGACCAGGCAACGGAGAGTCATAACCAGCTGGAATTGCCGCTGTTAACCAGCATGTATCTCGGGGATCGCTGGGAATATTTGTTCCGTACTTCAGGCGATGATTTTGTTATCCGCGCTTACGGTAATGAAGTTGGCGATCCGCTGCATTGTTATCTGGAGCTGCCTGAAAATCATGTGTGGATCTTCCCTAAACCCTGA
- the nrdH gene encoding glutaredoxin-like protein NrdH, which produces MRIIIYTKDNCVQCNATKNAMDKKGIDYQLINLDSEPAHVETLKSLGYRQVPVVMAEQDHWSGFRPDKIHALSHLAAARG; this is translated from the coding sequence ATGCGCATTATTATTTACACTAAAGATAACTGTGTCCAGTGCAACGCAACTAAAAATGCCATGGATAAGAAGGGAATTGATTATCAGCTGATCAACCTGGACAGCGAGCCTGCCCACGTAGAGACCCTCAAGTCTCTGGGCTACCGCCAGGTACCGGTGGTTATGGCAGAGCAGGATCACTGGAGCGGCTTCCGTCCGGACAAAATCCATGCGCTGAGTCATCTGGCGGCGGCACGGGGATAA